The DNA region ACCCGTCCTTCGGTCGTTCCCGCGAGAACGCGTTCGTCAGCCGCCGCCCATGCGTAAACGAACTCGTCCGGTGCGCCGGGATACGGCTTGGTCTCGAACGAGTCTCCGCCGTCTGTCGATTCGAACAATGACGCGTTCACGTCTCGCGTTCTATAACTCGCACCTATCGGAAGGGTCGGTGGAAGCGTTTGCGCGGCGGCGTACAACGTACCCTGATGGGAAAACGCCGCTTGGAAGTACGGACCAGGCAAATCCGTATCGATTCGCGTCCATGAATGCCCGGCGTTAGTGGTTCGGTAGAGTCCACCGCCGCACGAGACGACGTATTCGTCGGCGGTTACCACCAACACGTGGTGAACATCGTATTGGAGGTTGTCCCCGCGTTCAGTCTCAAGACCCTCGCGTCGTTCGGTCCACGTCTTACCATTATCATCGCTAACGTGAACGCCGCCGACTTCGACACCAGCAACTACCCGGTCGGGTGCATCCGCGTGTACACCGAGGCTCCGGACGTGTGACTTCTCCCGATGACGAGGAGTGTGCCATTGGTCGCGGGAGGGAAGCTTCTGGAATCCCTTCAGTTCCGTCCATGTCCTGCCTTTGTCAGTCGAGACGTACATGTGAGCTGGATGCGTGCCCGCGTACAGCCGGCTGCCGTCGGGACTGACTGCAACCGCGTACACCCCCTCTTGTGGCACGCCAAGTCGGTTCCATGTCGTGCCTTGATCGACCGAGCGGTAGAGGCCAGTTTTCGACGCGGCGAACGACCCATGTTCCTTGAACGTATGAACGCCGAGCGTCACTCCCGAGTCAAGTACTCGTTCGACATCGTCGAGCTCACCGCTCCGGGAGCGATAGACGCCATCCTGCGTCCCGATCAATAATGTCATGAGGTTCCATTACACCTCCTGAAGCTGCGCCGCTTGGATTTCGACCGGTTCGATCGCTGCGTACTCGACAGCGCGTACGCCGAGCGTCTGAACACGCTCTCGGAGGTTTTCGTCGGTGAATCCGTTTTCGTCGAACGCGGTACGCGTCTGCGGAACTGCCGCCTGATACGGAAGGACCCAGGCGTTCAGCGATCGACAGACGTCGCGGAGGTGAGTGAGCGCCAGCGTGGGAAACGGCCCGCCCGAAGCGACGAGGAGCCCGACGGTTGTATCCTCAAACTCGTCGAATCCGCAGTAATCGAGCGCGTTCTTCAACACGCCCGAATACGACCCGTGGTACAGGGGCGTTCCGAGGATGACCGCATCGGCCTCACGGACTGTCCGCCGCACCACGACGCCGTCTCCTTCCCCATCGACGTCGGGATCGAGCGGCGGAAGATCTACCTCTGCGAGGTCGAGCAACTCGGTTGTGCCGCCAGCTGCTTCGACGCCGACTAGCGTCTCCTGGAGCGCTCGTCGGGTGCAACTCCCTTCGCGTCGGCTCCCGCATACTGCGACGACGTGTGGCCGTGCCCCTTTCGATGATCGACCGGCGCGTCCGAGAGAGCTCATCGGGGTTCGCCCTCCGGGTGCGTTGCTCGGGTCAGGACACCGACGAAGGTGACTGCGGCGGCCACGTGCATCACCCCGAGGATAGCGAAGATCCTCGGCGGAGCGCCGGCCAGGTCGGGCGCGAGGAACATCGCAAAGGAGAGCATCAAGATCACCCCTGCGATAATGGTGAACGTCCGGTTCGGTCGGGCCGAGTATCGCGTGACCACTCCGTACGCGAGAGTCGCCCCGATAGCGGCAACGGCCGAATTAACGACGACCGGCCCCACCGCGAGTGGTCCGAACGGGCCCCCAACGAACTCGGACGGGAATTCGACGAGCGCTAGCCCGATGAACAGGACGAGGACGTTCACGATGCTCACGGCGAGCAGCGCTAAGAGGCCGTATTTTGCGAGTCGGGACGTGCCGACGGAACTGTTCGATTCTGATTCATTCATAGCGATCGTGGATGCCATACCCAATAGTACAGTATCTGTAGTAATATACTATCAGGTTAGAAGTTATGGAGTAACTCACCTGTTGCGTAGCTACTTCCAACCTTTGAAGAAACAAGTTATGTGACTTCAGAAGGAATAGTCAGGCCATGGTCGAACCACCGCAAGCCGAAGAATTTATGGAGGCGATTCTCTCCAACGAGACAGCGCGGCCGCCCGGGTCCGAACAGGCCAATAAAGACAATCGAACGATGTCCGAACTCCTCAACCTGCTGGGGAAGAAGCACACCATCGTGATCCTCCACCAGTTCGCAACTGGTGATGGGCCGTTGCGATTTAGCGACTTGGAGAAAGCCGTGGGTATCGCGCCGAATACGCTCTCGAATCGGCTCGAAGAACTCACAGCGGTCGGGTTGCTCACGCGGAAAGCGTACAACGAGATCCCGCCCCGCGTCGAGTACGACGCCACGGAGAAGGCAAGAGAGCTCGCACCGGTCTTCTGGTATCTCGGTGTCTGGACGGAGCGTCACGACCTCGAACCGAGAGCTACCGATGGCGAAGAAATAAGCGAACCTCAGAAGGGCGATCAGCAGTAACTCGCTGCGGTTCTTGATGTGTGATTTTCGGCTTCACTCCTCCAAGAACTTCCGGATTGACGCAGTTACTCGGTGTTGGGCCGGCGGGCTGTGTCATAGTTACTGACGATGAGGTCGCTATTTCACACGAGGAGTTCGAATGTCTGTGATTCTGAGAGACCCGAACTGTTGAATACAGAGGATAGATCCATCACCAGTAATCCGGTTACTCGCTCAGGTGGGATACACTGAGTCCGGAGCCAGTAACCGGTTTTAACTACCTAGAGATAGGGGATCCGGTTGGTGGCATCGTTTACGCTTTGAATGCGGTCGTTTGGAGATACTGATTCTCGACGATTGCGGTTCCATCAGTCGCGCGATTGTATCGACTCATGACGGTGTCGAGATCGTCTAAGAGGCTCTCTCGGTCGGCAGAATCGAGCTTCTCAAGTGCTCGGATCGTCGGGCCGAAGTACGTGCTGAACACCTCCACAGCATGGTCGATCGACCGATAGTACTGAAGTGCCGCTCGCTGGTTATTCTCGATCGATCGAACGCCGGGACCCAGTAGCTTCTCAACCCCCTCGTCTGTCCCCCAGCGAAGGGGTGACTGAACGCCAGGCGGTGGCGGCATGTACTTGGCATGCGTAGCAAACCAGTCGCCGCTCCATCCCTCGGGGATCGGCCCCGCCAGTCCGATCTTTCCCCCCGGTTTACACACCCGAAGCAACTCGCGTGCCGCCTGCACCTGATCGGGCGCGAACTGCACCCCGTATACGGAGAGAACCGCGTCGAAGCTATCGTCAGGAAACGGCATATCCTGGGCATCGCCGACGCAGAAATCGATTGCTTGTCCATTGGCCTGTGCACGTGCCGTAGCACGGTTGATCAAGCCGGGGACGTAGTCGATACCTGTGACGTCACAGTACCGTCGCTCCGCGATTAGGGCCGCCGTCCCGCTGCCACAGGCCACATCCAGCACCCGCTGCCCGGGGTGTGGATCGACCGCCTCGACGAGCGCCTCTGCCATGACCACGTTTTGGCGGGCGATCTCGTTGAAATCGCCAGTTGCCCACGTCTCCTTCTGGTTCTCCGTAATGCCAGTATAGTCTGTTTTGCTCATGTTTTCTTCCCGACTTTCACGAGCGAGCTCGATCGTACGT from Haloprofundus halobius includes:
- a CDS encoding DUF6069 family protein, which codes for MASTIAMNESESNSSVGTSRLAKYGLLALLAVSIVNVLVLFIGLALVEFPSEFVGGPFGPLAVGPVVVNSAVAAIGATLAYGVVTRYSARPNRTFTIIAGVILMLSFAMFLAPDLAGAPPRIFAILGVMHVAAAVTFVGVLTRATHPEGEPR
- a CDS encoding glycosyl hydrolase; its protein translation is MTLLIGTQDGVYRSRSGELDDVERVLDSGVTLGVHTFKEHGSFAASKTGLYRSVDQGTTWNRLGVPQEGVYAVAVSPDGSRLYAGTHPAHMYVSTDKGRTWTELKGFQKLPSRDQWHTPRHREKSHVRSLGVHADAPDRVVAGVEVGGVHVSDDNGKTWTERREGLETERGDNLQYDVHHVLVVTADEYVVSCGGGLYRTTNAGHSWTRIDTDLPGPYFQAAFSHQGTLYAAAQTLPPTLPIGASYRTRDVNASLFESTDGGDSFETKPYPGAPDEFVYAWAAADERVLAGTTEGRVITRRNGTWTTFGYVPNWIRSLSRVTE
- a CDS encoding NADPH-dependent FMN reductase produces the protein MSSLGRAGRSSKGARPHVVAVCGSRREGSCTRRALQETLVGVEAAGGTTELLDLAEVDLPPLDPDVDGEGDGVVVRRTVREADAVILGTPLYHGSYSGVLKNALDYCGFDEFEDTTVGLLVASGGPFPTLALTHLRDVCRSLNAWVLPYQAAVPQTRTAFDENGFTDENLRERVQTLGVRAVEYAAIEPVEIQAAQLQEV
- a CDS encoding winged helix-turn-helix transcriptional regulator translates to MEAILSNETARPPGSEQANKDNRTMSELLNLLGKKHTIVILHQFATGDGPLRFSDLEKAVGIAPNTLSNRLEELTAVGLLTRKAYNEIPPRVEYDATEKARELAPVFWYLGVWTERHDLEPRATDGEEISEPQKGDQQ
- a CDS encoding class I SAM-dependent methyltransferase yields the protein MSKTDYTGITENQKETWATGDFNEIARQNVVMAEALVEAVDPHPGQRVLDVACGSGTAALIAERRYCDVTGIDYVPGLINRATARAQANGQAIDFCVGDAQDMPFPDDSFDAVLSVYGVQFAPDQVQAARELLRVCKPGGKIGLAGPIPEGWSGDWFATHAKYMPPPPGVQSPLRWGTDEGVEKLLGPGVRSIENNQRAALQYYRSIDHAVEVFSTYFGPTIRALEKLDSADRESLLDDLDTVMSRYNRATDGTAIVENQYLQTTAFKA